One region of Nevskia ramosa DSM 11499 genomic DNA includes:
- a CDS encoding ABC transporter permease, with product MLELRPILSALMRSKVSLVLIGLQIALTLAIVCNSLFIISERATLMERPSGINEADTFTIGSIGFGADFDLRASMAEDLAMLRGLPGIVDAAPINSLPLSDGGWSQGASLNKEQKTPTAPTAMYFIDEHGLNTLGARLVAGRNFRPDEIGSRTRQSQGWPPGVILSKPLAEKLWPGVDPIGKSFYLDTEAAPSTVIGIVDPLQSPWIHNKRIIDYSTVVPEMIGDGRFTRYVLRAEPGRRDAMMKLAEAKMAELNPNRIVRDAKSVEKIRADGYAEDRAMMIILGVVIASLLIITALGIVGMASFWVTQRTKQIGTRRALGATRGAILRHFLAENFVITSFGLVAGTVLAYGFNAWLIQHYETARMPWYYVPAGCVTLWLLGQIAVLGPARRASRVTPAMATRSV from the coding sequence ATGCTCGAACTACGTCCCATCCTGTCGGCGCTGATGCGCAGCAAGGTATCGCTGGTGCTGATCGGCCTGCAGATCGCGCTGACCCTGGCGATCGTCTGCAACAGCCTCTTCATCATCAGCGAGCGCGCCACGCTGATGGAGCGGCCGAGCGGCATCAACGAAGCCGATACCTTCACCATCGGCAGCATCGGTTTCGGTGCCGATTTCGATCTGCGTGCCTCGATGGCCGAAGACCTCGCGATGCTGCGCGGCTTGCCGGGCATCGTCGACGCCGCGCCGATCAATTCCCTGCCGCTGAGCGACGGCGGCTGGAGCCAGGGCGCTTCGCTGAACAAGGAACAGAAGACACCGACCGCACCGACCGCGATGTACTTCATCGACGAGCACGGCCTGAACACGCTCGGTGCGCGGCTGGTCGCCGGCCGCAACTTCCGGCCCGATGAAATCGGCAGCCGCACCCGCCAGTCGCAAGGCTGGCCGCCGGGCGTGATCCTCAGCAAGCCGCTGGCCGAAAAGCTGTGGCCGGGCGTCGATCCGATCGGCAAATCGTTCTATCTGGATACCGAGGCGGCACCGAGCACGGTGATCGGCATCGTCGATCCGCTGCAATCGCCCTGGATTCACAACAAACGGATCATCGATTACTCGACCGTGGTTCCCGAGATGATTGGCGATGGCCGCTTCACCCGCTATGTGCTGCGTGCCGAGCCTGGCCGGCGCGACGCGATGATGAAGCTGGCTGAAGCGAAGATGGCCGAGCTGAATCCCAATCGCATCGTCCGCGACGCGAAGAGCGTCGAAAAGATCCGCGCCGACGGCTACGCCGAAGACCGGGCGATGATGATCATCCTTGGCGTGGTCATTGCTTCGCTGCTGATCATCACTGCACTCGGTATCGTCGGCATGGCCAGCTTCTGGGTGACTCAGCGGACCAAGCAGATCGGCACGCGACGGGCGCTGGGCGCCACGCGCGGCGCGATCCTGCGTCATTTCCTGGCCGAGAATTTCGTCATCACCAGCTTCGGGCTAGTGGCCGGAACGGTGCTCGCCTACGGCTTCAACGCCTGGCTGATCCAGCACTACGAAACCGCGCGGATGCCCTGGTACTACGTGCCGGCCGGCTGCGTGACCCTGTGGCTGCTCGGCCAGATTGCCGTGCTCGGCCCGGCGCGTCGGGCTTCGCGGGTGACGCCAGCGATGGCGACACGATCGGTGTGA
- a CDS encoding ABC transporter permease — translation MFGYYLKLGLKSLRRNPVLTALMVFGIALGIAASMTSFTVFYLMGGDPIPWKSDRLHAVQVDNWDANEAFDDKGRLPDQMTYIDAKALMTAAKADRQAAMFKVALPIQPENREVKPYLEIGRATYADFFAMFEPPFQYGGPWNAEQDANSARVTVITQETNEKLFGGADSVGRTVRFNNVEYTVVGVLAHWQPRVKFYDVTNGPLTDAEAAYLPFTTAIDLRLDSTGNNNCWKNSDPGWEGFLASECIWTQFWVQLDSREKLDAYKSFLDAYVTEQKKQGRFPRPVATLLPDVNQWLSLQEVVSRDVEIQVGLAFAFLAVCLVNTVGLLLAKFMRKSGEIGLRRALGASRQQLFMQHLVEAGVVGISGGLVGLALTAAGLMGVRVLYTQFKNIAQLDWTMIAITLLLSVASAMLAGLFPTWRACKVQPATQLKTQ, via the coding sequence ATGTTCGGCTACTACCTGAAACTCGGGCTGAAAAGCCTGCGCCGCAACCCGGTGCTGACTGCGCTGATGGTGTTCGGCATCGCCCTCGGCATCGCCGCGAGCATGACCAGCTTCACCGTGTTCTATCTGATGGGCGGCGATCCCATTCCCTGGAAGAGCGATCGCCTGCACGCCGTGCAGGTCGACAACTGGGACGCCAACGAAGCTTTCGATGACAAGGGTCGTTTGCCCGATCAGATGACCTACATCGATGCCAAGGCGCTGATGACTGCGGCCAAGGCTGATCGTCAGGCGGCGATGTTCAAGGTGGCGTTGCCGATTCAGCCCGAGAATCGCGAGGTCAAGCCTTATCTGGAGATCGGCCGCGCGACCTACGCCGATTTCTTCGCGATGTTCGAGCCGCCGTTCCAGTACGGCGGGCCGTGGAATGCCGAGCAGGACGCCAACAGCGCGCGGGTCACGGTGATCACCCAGGAAACCAACGAAAAGCTGTTCGGTGGCGCTGATTCTGTCGGCCGCACGGTGCGCTTCAACAACGTCGAATACACGGTGGTCGGCGTGCTGGCGCACTGGCAGCCGCGGGTCAAGTTCTACGACGTGACCAACGGGCCGCTGACCGATGCCGAAGCCGCCTATCTGCCGTTCACGACGGCGATCGATCTGCGCCTGGATTCCACCGGCAACAACAACTGCTGGAAGAACTCCGATCCGGGTTGGGAAGGCTTCCTGGCCTCGGAATGCATCTGGACCCAGTTCTGGGTGCAGCTCGACAGCCGCGAGAAGCTGGACGCCTACAAGTCCTTCCTCGATGCCTATGTCACCGAGCAGAAGAAGCAGGGCCGCTTCCCGCGGCCGGTCGCCACCTTGCTGCCGGACGTCAACCAGTGGCTGAGCTTGCAGGAAGTGGTGTCGCGCGATGTCGAGATCCAGGTCGGCCTGGCCTTCGCATTTCTCGCCGTCTGCCTGGTCAACACCGTGGGCCTGTTGCTGGCGAAGTTCATGCGCAAGAGCGGCGAGATCGGTCTGCGTCGTGCGCTCGGTGCCAGCCGCCAGCAATTGTTCATGCAGCATCTGGTGGAAGCGGGTGTCGTCGGCATCAGCGGCGGGCTGGTCGGGCTCGCGCTCACCGCGGCTGGATTGATGGGCGTGAGAGTGCTGTACACGCAGTTCAAGAACATCGCCCAACTCGACTGGACGATGATCGCCATCACGCTACTGCTGTCGGTGGCGTCGGCGATGCTCGCGGGCCTGTTCCCGACCTGGCGCGCCTGCAAGGTGCAGCCGGCCACCCAGCTCAAGACGCAATAG
- a CDS encoding ABC transporter ATP-binding protein has product MLKMNHLSKVYRTHLIETHALRDFSIHVRESEFVAVTGPSGSGKTTFLNIAGLLEEFTGGEYFLDGVDVRGMNDAARSKLRNEKIGFIFQGFNLIPDLNLFDNVDVPLRYRGFNAAERKRRIEDALARVGLSARIRHYPSELSGGQQQRVAIARALAGSPKILLADEPTGNLDTQMARGVMQLLEELHSEGATILMVTHDPELAARAQRNVHVIDGQVVDIHAEPRMRGLGVVAAQAAHG; this is encoded by the coding sequence ATGCTGAAGATGAACCACCTGTCCAAGGTCTACCGCACGCATCTGATCGAAACGCATGCGCTGCGCGATTTCTCGATCCACGTTCGTGAAAGCGAGTTCGTTGCGGTCACCGGGCCGAGCGGCTCGGGCAAGACCACGTTCCTCAACATCGCCGGCCTGCTCGAGGAATTCACTGGCGGCGAGTACTTCCTCGATGGCGTCGACGTGCGCGGCATGAACGACGCAGCGCGCTCGAAGCTGCGCAACGAAAAGATCGGCTTCATCTTCCAGGGCTTCAACCTGATTCCCGATCTCAACCTGTTCGACAACGTCGACGTGCCGCTGCGCTATCGCGGTTTCAATGCGGCGGAGCGCAAGCGGCGCATCGAGGACGCGCTGGCGCGGGTCGGGCTGTCGGCGCGCATCCGTCATTACCCGTCGGAGCTGTCCGGTGGCCAGCAGCAGCGGGTGGCGATTGCCCGGGCGCTGGCCGGTTCGCCGAAAATCCTGCTGGCCGATGAACCGACCGGCAATCTCGACACCCAGATGGCGCGCGGCGTGATGCAGCTGCTGGAGGAACTCCATTCCGAAGGCGCGACGATCCTGATGGTCACCCACGATCCGGAACTGGCGGCACGCGCGCAGCGCAACGTTCACGTGATCGATGGCCAGGTGGTCGACATCCATGCCGAACCGCGGATGCGCGGGCTCGGTGTAGTCGCCGCACAAGCTGCGCACGGCTGA
- a CDS encoding efflux RND transporter periplasmic adaptor subunit, translating into MFRETTGQDRVIAAAPVWRRRAPWLAGAALLLIVLALALPAARRLLTAEATASLARLNVATVERGDFVRDIAAEGRIVAAVSPTLYAPAAGIVQLRAQAGDRVEQDAVIAVIDSPELSNRLAQEQSQLAALDIDFQRARLQARRQQMTVQESVDRAEVDRKTAMREVERSRKAYEQGAYSELQVLRNEDALEKAEFALSRAKEDLLMEPEQIRFDVESKKLARDRQQLLVGDLARQVGQLSLKAPVAGQIGQLLIAERASVARDTPLLTVVDLSRLELEIKVPESFARDLATGMPAQISGGGKQWPGELSAVSPEVVAGQVSARVRFSGAPPEGLRQNQRLSARVLLDERKDVLTVQRGPFLDSGAGRVAYVIRGDIAERTPIEVGATSLNRVEILSGLVAGDRIVISGTDDFKSAAQVVLH; encoded by the coding sequence ATGTTTCGTGAAACCACAGGCCAGGATCGCGTGATCGCCGCAGCACCGGTCTGGCGGCGGCGTGCGCCGTGGCTGGCGGGCGCTGCGCTGTTGCTGATCGTGCTGGCGTTGGCGCTGCCGGCGGCGCGTCGTCTGCTGACCGCGGAAGCCACGGCCAGCCTGGCGCGGCTGAATGTGGCGACGGTCGAGCGCGGCGATTTCGTTCGCGATATCGCTGCCGAAGGCCGCATCGTCGCAGCGGTCAGTCCGACCTTGTACGCGCCGGCCGCTGGCATCGTGCAATTGCGGGCGCAGGCCGGTGATCGCGTCGAGCAGGATGCGGTGATCGCGGTCATCGACAGCCCGGAGCTCAGTAACCGGCTGGCGCAGGAGCAGTCGCAGCTGGCGGCGCTCGATATCGATTTCCAGCGCGCCCGGTTGCAGGCGCGGCGCCAGCAGATGACCGTGCAGGAATCGGTGGACCGTGCCGAAGTCGATCGAAAGACGGCGATGCGCGAAGTCGAGCGCAGCCGCAAGGCTTACGAACAGGGCGCGTATTCGGAGCTGCAGGTGCTGCGCAACGAGGACGCCTTGGAGAAGGCGGAGTTCGCGCTGAGCCGTGCCAAGGAAGATCTGCTGATGGAGCCGGAGCAGATTCGCTTCGATGTCGAATCGAAGAAGCTGGCCCGTGATCGTCAGCAATTGCTGGTCGGCGATCTGGCGCGCCAGGTCGGGCAGTTGAGTCTGAAGGCGCCGGTGGCGGGGCAGATCGGCCAGTTGCTGATCGCCGAGCGGGCCAGCGTGGCACGCGATACGCCGCTGCTGACGGTGGTCGATCTCAGCCGCCTGGAACTGGAAATCAAGGTGCCGGAAAGCTTCGCCCGCGATCTGGCGACGGGCATGCCGGCGCAGATCAGCGGTGGTGGCAAGCAGTGGCCGGGCGAGTTGAGCGCGGTATCGCCGGAAGTGGTCGCCGGCCAGGTTTCGGCCCGGGTGCGCTTCAGCGGCGCGCCGCCGGAAGGTTTGCGCCAGAACCAGCGGTTGTCGGCGCGCGTGCTGCTCGATGAGCGCAAGGACGTGCTGACCGTGCAGCGCGGCCCGTTCCTCGATTCCGGCGCCGGCCGAGTTGCCTATGTCATTCGCGGCGACATCGCCGAGCGCACGCCGATCGAGGTCGGCGCCACCAGTCTCAATCGCGTCGAAATCCTGTCCGGCCTCGTCGCTGGCGACCGGATCGTGATTTCCGGGACGGACGATTTCAAGAGTGCTGCGCAGGTCGTCCTGCACTGA
- a CDS encoding transporter substrate-binding domain-containing protein, producing MRHALLLAPLFTLLLGLFGAPAATAADQALWEKSTLNQIIKRGELRVGLEAGYLPFEMRDKRGEIIGFDVDLAKLMARYMGVKVSFVNTQWDGIIPALLTDKFDILMSGMTITPERNLQVNFARPYITIGQTILLAKKHADTVKSVKDLNDPKYVIATKLGTTGDIAAKRFLGKAKLKTFETEADAALEVRNGRADAFVYDLPFNVVYIAQFKDSLVHLKEPFTKEPLGWAVRKGDPDFLNWLDHFQDQIRNDGSYDALYGKWFEGVAWLANVQGG from the coding sequence ATGCGCCACGCCCTGCTGCTTGCTCCTCTGTTCACCTTGCTGCTCGGTCTGTTCGGCGCGCCCGCGGCGACAGCCGCCGATCAGGCGCTCTGGGAGAAATCGACCCTCAACCAGATCATCAAGCGCGGCGAACTGAGAGTCGGCCTGGAAGCCGGCTACCTGCCGTTCGAGATGCGCGACAAGCGCGGCGAGATCATCGGCTTCGATGTCGATCTGGCCAAGCTGATGGCGCGCTACATGGGCGTCAAGGTCAGCTTCGTCAACACTCAGTGGGACGGCATCATCCCGGCGCTGCTCACCGACAAATTCGACATCCTGATGTCCGGCATGACCATCACGCCGGAGCGAAACCTGCAGGTGAACTTCGCGCGGCCCTACATCACCATCGGCCAGACCATCCTGCTGGCAAAGAAGCACGCGGACACGGTGAAGTCGGTCAAGGATCTCAACGATCCGAAATACGTGATCGCCACCAAGCTCGGCACCACTGGCGACATTGCGGCCAAGCGCTTCCTCGGCAAGGCCAAGCTGAAGACCTTCGAGACCGAAGCCGATGCCGCGCTGGAAGTACGCAATGGCCGCGCCGATGCCTTCGTTTATGACCTGCCGTTCAATGTCGTCTACATCGCGCAGTTCAAGGACTCACTGGTCCATCTGAAGGAGCCGTTCACCAAGGAGCCGCTGGGCTGGGCGGTGCGCAAGGGCGATCCGGATTTTCTGAACTGGCTGGATCATTTCCAGGATCAGATTCGGAATGATGGGAGTTATGACGCGCTTTATGGCAAGTGGTTTGAGGGGGTGGCTTGGTTGGCGAATGTGCAGGGAGGGTGA
- a CDS encoding UDP-2,3-diacylglucosamine diphosphatase, giving the protein MSRSTLLLSDLHLPNTPSPLRERFLSFLAGPARKAEAVYILGDLFEVWIGDAEGLADYRPEAQALRALRDSGVRVCYQHGNRDFMLGAAFAKAAGLELLADPIIVKLAGEPTLLSHGDIWCTDDLPYQRWRRFSRNPVAQFVYRRLPRAWRQKVAGQARGDGTRNKPAAILDVNADAIRNAFAEHGVARIIHGHTHRPTVHVLDIDGRQVERLVLADWRPELCEYLQIDDAGLIRKTVPG; this is encoded by the coding sequence GTGAGTCGTTCGACTTTGCTGTTGTCGGACCTGCACCTGCCGAACACGCCGTCGCCACTCCGCGAACGCTTTCTAAGCTTTCTTGCCGGTCCGGCTCGCAAGGCAGAAGCGGTCTACATCCTCGGTGATCTGTTCGAGGTCTGGATCGGCGATGCCGAAGGTCTGGCCGATTACCGTCCGGAAGCCCAGGCACTGCGCGCGCTGCGCGATAGCGGCGTCCGGGTTTGCTACCAGCATGGCAATCGCGATTTCATGCTCGGCGCCGCGTTCGCGAAAGCGGCCGGGCTCGAACTGCTGGCCGATCCGATCATCGTCAAGCTGGCCGGCGAGCCGACCCTGCTGAGCCATGGCGACATCTGGTGCACAGACGATCTCCCGTATCAGCGCTGGCGCCGTTTCTCGCGCAACCCGGTGGCCCAGTTCGTCTACCGCCGTCTGCCGCGCGCCTGGCGTCAGAAAGTCGCGGGCCAGGCGCGGGGTGATGGCACGCGCAACAAGCCGGCGGCGATTCTCGACGTCAATGCTGATGCGATCCGCAACGCCTTCGCCGAGCATGGCGTGGCCCGGATCATCCACGGCCACACCCATCGGCCCACCGTGCATGTGCTGGATATCGACGGTCGCCAAGTCGAACGCCTGGTGCTGGCGGACTGGCGGCCGGAGCTTTGCGAGTACCTGCAGATTGACGACGCCGGCCTGATTCGCAAGACCGTGCCCGGCTGA
- the dusA gene encoding tRNA dihydrouridine(20/20a) synthase DusA, giving the protein MDLSSAAAPTTESASPAGSHNPWRFCVAPMMDWTDRHCRFFHRQLTRHTRMYTEMVTTGALRHGDVPRHLRFDKAEHPVALQIGGSDVPLLANAAELGAEYGYDELNLNCGCPSDRVQDGGFGACLMMGPKQVAAGVLAMKKASGLPVTVKCRIGVDYSEDYTFLRDFIEPIAEIGCTTFIVHARKAWLSGLSPKENREIPPLRYDTVYRLKQEFPSLTIVINGGIHTMDECLAHLKQVDGVMLGREVYENPYRLAEVDSKLFGDTRPAPTRVEVVDAMYDYIHAELEAGNSLPHITRHMLGLYRNQPGGKQFRRVLSEHDASREPDWDTIEAALAEVERAAANVGNRAAA; this is encoded by the coding sequence ATGGACCTGTCCAGCGCCGCCGCCCCGACGACGGAATCCGCAAGCCCCGCCGGCTCGCACAACCCATGGCGTTTCTGCGTGGCGCCGATGATGGATTGGACGGATCGGCACTGCCGGTTCTTCCATCGCCAGTTGACCCGTCACACCCGGATGTACACCGAGATGGTCACCACTGGCGCGCTGCGCCACGGCGACGTGCCGCGCCATCTGCGCTTCGACAAGGCCGAGCATCCGGTTGCTCTGCAGATCGGCGGCAGCGATGTGCCTTTGCTCGCCAATGCCGCCGAACTGGGCGCGGAATACGGTTACGACGAACTGAATCTGAACTGCGGCTGCCCGTCCGATCGTGTGCAGGACGGCGGTTTCGGCGCCTGCCTGATGATGGGCCCGAAGCAGGTCGCCGCCGGTGTGCTGGCGATGAAGAAGGCCAGCGGCCTTCCGGTGACGGTGAAGTGCCGCATCGGTGTCGACTACAGCGAGGACTACACCTTCCTGCGCGATTTCATCGAGCCGATCGCCGAAATCGGCTGTACGACCTTCATCGTACACGCCCGCAAGGCTTGGCTGAGCGGCCTGAGCCCGAAGGAAAACCGCGAGATTCCGCCGCTGCGTTACGACACGGTCTACCGTCTGAAGCAGGAATTCCCATCGCTGACCATCGTCATCAATGGCGGCATCCACACGATGGATGAATGCCTCGCCCATCTGAAGCAGGTGGATGGCGTGATGCTCGGCCGCGAGGTTTACGAAAATCCGTACCGGCTTGCCGAAGTCGATTCGAAGCTGTTTGGCGACACTCGGCCGGCGCCGACCCGAGTCGAAGTGGTCGATGCGATGTACGACTACATCCACGCCGAACTGGAAGCCGGCAACAGCCTGCCGCATATCACCCGGCACATGCTCGGCCTTTATCGCAACCAGCCGGGTGGCAAGCAGTTCCGGCGCGTGCTCAGCGAGCATGACGCCAGCCGCGAACCGGATTGGGACACCATCGAAGCGGCGCTTGCCGAAGTGGAACGGGCCGCAGCCAACGTCGGAAATCGCGCGGCCGCGTGA
- a CDS encoding SCP2 sterol-binding domain-containing protein — MSAIDFLKKLPAAFDASAAAGTDAVVQFAISSPAYLTIKGGSCSLDQGTAANADVTLTMDDDDLVSLLKGDLNGMTAFMTGKLQLDGDMMLAQRMTSFFDASKLG, encoded by the coding sequence ATGAGCGCCATCGACTTCCTGAAGAAACTCCCCGCCGCGTTTGATGCCAGCGCCGCCGCCGGCACCGATGCCGTCGTCCAGTTCGCGATCTCGTCGCCGGCCTACCTGACCATCAAGGGCGGCAGCTGCTCGCTCGACCAGGGCACGGCCGCCAACGCCGATGTCACCCTGACGATGGACGACGACGATCTCGTCTCGCTGCTGAAGGGCGACCTGAACGGCATGACCGCGTTCATGACCGGCAAGCTGCAGCTCGACGGCGACATGATGCTGGCGCAGCGCATGACAAGCTTCTTCGACGCCTCGAAGCTTGGCTGA
- a CDS encoding class I SAM-dependent methyltransferase, whose product MADRPPPSTKTPDREARGPFFERAFALETQVERGNEYLCLRALHRPQYGAIHADWLTADVSRRIGAGRKQALGKAIGLHKPRKPEDGLLHVLDATAGLGRDAYLMAALGARVTLVERNPTVCALLRDALARVLATSATQAIGERIAIIEADACAFMALAENRAAFDVVHLDPMYPDDGKAALPSKEMQILRDLTGGDADADELLAPALLAARHRVVVKRPSKAPPLAGVEPSLRFEGTQLRFDVYLRN is encoded by the coding sequence TTGGCTGATCGGCCGCCGCCGAGCACGAAGACCCCGGACCGCGAGGCCCGGGGTCCTTTTTTTGAGCGGGCTTTTGCGCTCGAAACACAAGTCGAACGCGGCAACGAGTATCTGTGCCTGCGCGCCTTGCATCGCCCGCAATACGGCGCGATCCACGCCGACTGGCTGACCGCCGATGTCAGCCGCCGCATCGGCGCCGGCCGCAAGCAGGCACTTGGCAAGGCGATCGGCCTGCACAAGCCGCGCAAGCCGGAAGACGGCCTGCTGCATGTGCTCGATGCCACCGCCGGCCTGGGCCGCGATGCCTATCTGATGGCCGCACTCGGCGCTCGCGTGACGCTGGTCGAACGCAATCCGACAGTCTGCGCGCTGCTCCGCGACGCCCTCGCCCGCGTGCTCGCCACGTCGGCGACGCAGGCGATCGGCGAACGCATCGCGATCATCGAAGCCGATGCTTGCGCGTTCATGGCGCTGGCGGAGAATCGCGCGGCGTTCGACGTCGTCCATCTCGATCCGATGTACCCGGACGATGGCAAGGCGGCGCTGCCGTCGAAGGAAATGCAGATCCTGCGTGATCTCACCGGTGGCGATGCCGATGCCGACGAACTGCTGGCGCCGGCACTGCTGGCCGCGCGTCATCGAGTGGTGGTCAAGCGGCCGTCGAAGGCGCCGCCACTGGCCGGGGTCGAACCTTCGTTGCGATTCGAAGGCACGCAACTCCGCTTCGATGTCTATCTGCGTAATTAA
- a CDS encoding thioredoxin family protein gives MNRKWLRYGAYALVPVALYFGYVEVQTRRGMAAMAATELQFRPLAAALVQAKAAGKPVLADFSAIWCPTCRRLHTEVFSDPAVKAAINAGYVLSGIDYESAEAPAFMAKYDVSSFPSLLVLDGDGALLRKLPITFDPAAFAAALKH, from the coding sequence ATGAATCGCAAATGGCTGCGTTACGGAGCGTATGCACTGGTGCCGGTGGCGCTGTACTTCGGCTATGTCGAAGTCCAGACCCGTCGCGGCATGGCAGCGATGGCGGCGACTGAACTGCAGTTTCGACCGCTGGCGGCAGCGCTGGTTCAAGCCAAGGCTGCGGGCAAACCGGTGCTGGCTGATTTCTCCGCGATCTGGTGCCCGACCTGCCGCCGCCTGCACACCGAGGTGTTCAGCGATCCCGCCGTCAAGGCTGCGATCAACGCCGGCTATGTGCTCAGCGGCATCGACTATGAATCCGCCGAAGCGCCGGCCTTCATGGCCAAATACGACGTCAGCAGCTTTCCGAGCCTGCTGGTGCTCGACGGCGATGGCGCCTTGCTGCGCAAGCTGCCGATCACTTTTGATCCCGCCGCGTTTGCCGCTGCCCTGAAGCATTAA
- a CDS encoding SixA phosphatase family protein: MKRLILIRHAKSSWDYPMLADFDRPLNPRGRRDAPIMALRLQGLLTPPFRMIASPAVRALTTAQLFAETFELPEAQISIEKRIYDATPGTLLHLINTLDEADDQVLMFGHNPGFTDVARLLVDGPLPFIELPTCGVVILGFEEERWQDIVPGSAQVLAFHYAKEGQQ; encoded by the coding sequence ATGAAACGCCTGATCCTGATCCGCCACGCCAAATCGAGCTGGGATTATCCGATGCTCGCCGATTTCGATCGCCCGCTGAATCCTCGCGGCCGACGTGACGCGCCGATCATGGCGCTGCGGCTGCAAGGCCTGCTGACACCTCCGTTCCGGATGATTGCCAGCCCTGCCGTCCGGGCGCTGACCACGGCCCAGTTGTTCGCTGAAACCTTCGAGCTGCCGGAAGCGCAGATCAGCATCGAGAAACGCATCTACGACGCCACACCGGGCACCTTGCTGCACCTGATCAACACGCTGGACGAGGCCGATGATCAGGTGCTGATGTTCGGCCACAATCCGGGCTTCACCGATGTCGCCCGCCTGCTCGTCGACGGCCCGCTGCCGTTCATCGAACTGCCGACTTGCGGTGTCGTCATCCTCGGCTTCGAGGAGGAGCGCTGGCAGGACATCGTACCCGGCAGCGCCCAGGTGCTGGCCTTCCACTACGCCAAGGAAGGCCAGCAGTAG
- a CDS encoding universal stress protein, with product MSPMSQTANPHLIFATNFSEACHAAIPMVAQWVDSLQAKLTLLHVHGRGAQAQASRSLDSFFAESAHYPHSDRQLLSGSTAAGIAEFCSQHPESMLVMPPSVRTYLPRPFHSSLRTEVLRHVTTPMLTMLPDTYAVPELPKTGGRVACWITGDETRLDHVREAASLARQRDAELHLLFVLPEVSEGLMLEALYSERPLAEPAAIQRLEDIAARVGDDVRVRVQIGTGQTQRTLAKLLRQSRAQTLVVDRDTAVRKRLLLSSFTSALRESPCLLICVPPRFKQENDLLPPPNARLPLEKKPIQPGLIVARREIAQPRRSWLAADWSSDFVPA from the coding sequence ATGTCCCCCATGTCCCAGACCGCGAATCCGCATCTGATCTTCGCCACCAATTTTTCCGAGGCCTGCCACGCCGCCATTCCGATGGTGGCGCAATGGGTCGATTCGCTGCAGGCCAAGCTAACCTTGCTGCACGTCCATGGCCGCGGCGCGCAAGCGCAGGCATCACGCTCGCTGGATTCGTTCTTTGCCGAGTCCGCTCACTATCCGCACAGCGATCGGCAACTGCTCAGCGGCTCCACGGCAGCCGGCATCGCCGAGTTCTGCAGCCAGCATCCGGAGTCGATGCTGGTGATGCCGCCCAGCGTGCGCACCTATCTGCCGCGCCCGTTTCACAGTTCCTTGCGCACCGAGGTGCTGCGCCACGTCACCACACCGATGCTGACCATGCTGCCGGACACTTACGCGGTGCCCGAACTGCCGAAAACCGGCGGCCGCGTCGCCTGCTGGATCACCGGCGACGAAACGCGTCTGGACCACGTGCGTGAAGCCGCGTCCCTGGCACGTCAGCGCGACGCCGAACTGCATCTGCTGTTCGTGTTGCCCGAGGTCAGCGAAGGTCTGATGCTGGAAGCGCTGTACTCCGAGCGCCCGCTGGCCGAGCCTGCCGCGATCCAGCGTCTCGAAGATATCGCCGCTCGCGTGGGCGACGATGTGCGAGTTCGGGTCCAGATCGGCACCGGCCAGACCCAGCGCACCTTGGCGAAGCTGCTGCGGCAGAGCCGGGCCCAGACCCTGGTGGTCGATCGCGATACGGCAGTGCGCAAGCGCCTGCTGCTCTCCTCGTTCACCTCGGCACTGCGTGAGAGCCCCTGCCTGCTGATCTGCGTGCCGCCGCGCTTCAAGCAAGAGAACGATCTGCTGCCGCCGCCGAATGCTCGGTTGCCGCTGGAGAAGAAGCCGATTCAGCCAGGGCTCATCGTGGCGCGCCGCGAGATTGCTCAACCACGCCGCTCATGGCTGGCGGCTGACTGGTCGTCGGATTTCGTCCCTGCGTGA